From a single Shewanella donghaensis genomic region:
- a CDS encoding ATP-binding protein — MDVQLPLISKAWQHVKALIGIDTHALVNEDDIEGKLSLKAIAQCYPSHSAQSEIDKKLLYTPLIPGIDNFIGRDSQQQQLTDAIERWQNNKGELTAVIGPFGCGVSSFLNQFHQQYAQEHTVTYLSFYHGVLTTKEAIANLCYCFNITEAPTSITAAIALINQLPRHIIIIDDLHKLMLRMMGNYQALVTFATMLMETRQHHCWILGCETFVWHRLSSQYSITNFVKSIITLDYFSQQDLADLLKQKTSQISLQLTDTNDEETNNSLFDNMAKQLHQASDGHPKLACVLLLQALVNDGNSPITLNPISQPDLSSLKQCIDEDLFSLAELYVHGGLRVFQHAEIFATSIEHSSLKLEYLARQGLVKAHYSKQDFAQHYYLITPTLTRIIAMHLLNHNKLYL, encoded by the coding sequence ATGGATGTTCAATTGCCACTAATATCTAAAGCTTGGCAACATGTCAAAGCGCTGATTGGTATAGATACTCACGCACTCGTTAACGAAGACGATATTGAAGGGAAATTGTCTTTGAAAGCGATAGCGCAATGCTATCCAAGTCATTCAGCCCAGTCAGAAATCGATAAAAAATTACTGTATACGCCATTAATACCCGGCATCGATAACTTTATCGGTAGAGACTCGCAACAGCAGCAATTGACCGATGCCATTGAACGATGGCAAAACAATAAAGGTGAGCTTACCGCCGTTATTGGGCCTTTTGGCTGTGGTGTTAGCTCTTTTCTAAACCAGTTTCACCAACAGTATGCCCAAGAGCATACTGTGACTTATCTGAGTTTTTACCATGGTGTGTTAACAACCAAAGAAGCCATTGCCAATTTATGTTATTGCTTCAATATTACCGAGGCACCGACATCGATAACCGCAGCTATAGCACTGATCAATCAGCTGCCGCGGCACATTATAATCATCGATGATTTACACAAATTAATGCTACGTATGATGGGAAATTATCAAGCGCTAGTGACTTTTGCCACCATGCTGATGGAAACTCGCCAGCACCATTGCTGGATTTTAGGCTGCGAAACTTTCGTGTGGCATCGATTATCATCACAATATTCAATCACCAACTTCGTTAAATCGATCATCACGTTAGATTATTTTTCTCAACAAGACTTGGCTGACCTACTCAAACAAAAAACCAGCCAGATAAGTTTGCAGCTAACTGATACTAATGATGAAGAAACCAACAACAGCTTATTTGATAATATGGCTAAGCAGCTACACCAAGCCAGTGACGGACACCCTAAACTGGCCTGCGTGTTATTACTGCAAGCGCTAGTCAATGATGGCAATAGCCCTATTACCCTAAACCCGATTTCACAACCGGATTTGAGCAGTCTTAAACAATGTATTGATGAAGATTTGTTTAGCCTGGCAGAGCTTTACGTTCACGGCGGCTTACGGGTATTTCAACACGCTGAAATCTTTGCCACCAGCATTGAGCATAGCTCGTTAAAACTTGAGTATTTAGCACGACAAGGCTTAGTTAAGGCGCATTATTCAAAACAAGATTTTGCCCAACATTATTATCTGATCACGCCGACGTTAACACGGATAATTGCGATGCACTTGCTCAATCATAATAAGTTGTATTTGTAG
- a CDS encoding mechanosensitive ion channel family protein, which translates to MDDSRKALQAILDIISFEKLFAFALVCIIAWFVLFLAQFLLSQLTKTLPKYRLLWSRLYPFIRLITWAIVIIYTIVEIIDPHENLVLAVIGSIGIVLGLATQEPAKNMIAGLIIMITPPYRVGDMVTLAGHYGEVIKLDWSVTWLRTFDDNTVMVPNAEALKTAVSNANSGALDEMVVVNFCLPVDVDHQQAMALVKEATQCSPYTFLDKPITVNIATDYEFGQHLIKLTVKAYVMDIRLERKFASDINFRVINAFKHAQFYPVTKSVTSESIN; encoded by the coding sequence ATGGACGACTCTCGTAAAGCACTACAGGCTATTTTAGACATCATTTCGTTCGAAAAATTATTCGCTTTTGCTCTGGTATGTATAATTGCATGGTTTGTGCTATTTCTCGCTCAATTTCTTCTTAGCCAACTTACAAAAACGTTGCCGAAATACCGATTACTCTGGAGCCGTTTATACCCTTTTATCAGATTAATCACCTGGGCGATTGTGATTATTTACACCATTGTAGAAATCATTGACCCCCACGAAAACCTGGTACTGGCGGTTATTGGTTCAATTGGTATTGTGCTAGGTTTAGCCACTCAAGAACCCGCTAAAAACATGATAGCGGGATTAATCATTATGATTACTCCGCCTTATCGGGTTGGTGACATGGTGACATTGGCAGGTCATTACGGCGAAGTGATAAAACTCGATTGGAGTGTCACATGGCTACGAACCTTTGATGACAATACGGTAATGGTGCCTAATGCCGAAGCTTTAAAAACCGCGGTATCCAATGCCAATAGCGGCGCATTAGATGAAATGGTGGTGGTCAATTTTTGTTTACCCGTGGACGTTGATCATCAACAAGCCATGGCATTAGTAAAAGAAGCCACTCAATGCTCTCCCTACACTTTTTTAGACAAGCCCATTACTGTCAATATCGCCACAGATTACGAGTTTGGTCAGCACTTGATCAAGCTCACCGTAAAAGCCTATGTGATGGATATTAGATTAGAGCGAAAATTTGCCAGTGATATTAATTTTCGGGTAATTAATGCCTTTAAACACGCACAATTTTACCCTGTAACGAAATCTGTGACTTCAGAGTCGATTAATTAA
- the rpiA gene encoding ribose-5-phosphate isomerase RpiA, giving the protein MTQDEMKKAAGWAALKYVEEGSIVGVGTGSTVNHFIDALATMKNDIEGAVSSSEASTQKLKELGIEVFDLNSVSDLSVYVDGADEINAHMDMIKGGGAALTREKIVAAVAKKFVCIVDNTKQVDILGEFPLPIEVIPMARSYVARELVKLGGDPVYREGVVTDNGNVILDMYNYRILDPKTLEKQLNAIVGVVTNGLFANRGADVLLVGSPDGVKTVTGV; this is encoded by the coding sequence ATGACTCAAGACGAAATGAAAAAAGCCGCAGGTTGGGCTGCACTAAAATATGTTGAAGAAGGTTCAATTGTTGGTGTTGGAACGGGTTCAACGGTTAATCACTTTATTGATGCGCTAGCAACGATGAAGAATGACATTGAAGGCGCAGTTTCAAGTTCAGAAGCATCAACTCAAAAATTAAAAGAATTGGGTATTGAAGTATTTGATCTCAATAGCGTATCTGATCTATCTGTTTATGTTGACGGTGCGGATGAAATCAATGCTCACATGGACATGATTAAAGGTGGCGGCGCAGCACTAACACGCGAAAAGATTGTTGCAGCTGTGGCTAAAAAGTTTGTCTGTATTGTTGATAACACCAAGCAAGTGGATATTTTAGGTGAGTTCCCACTCCCTATCGAAGTGATCCCGATGGCTCGATCATATGTTGCCCGTGAACTCGTTAAGTTAGGTGGCGATCCTGTTTACCGTGAAGGCGTAGTAACTGATAACGGTAACGTTATCTTAGACATGTACAACTACAGAATTCTTGACCCTAAAACACTAGAAAAGCAACTTAATGCTATCGTTGGTGTGGTAACAAACGGTCTTTTTGCTAATCGCGGCGCAGATGTGTTACTTGTTGGTAGCCCTGATGGTGTTAAAACGGTTACTGGCGTTTAA
- a CDS encoding methyl-accepting chemotaxis protein — protein sequence MLIRTKLILSVVVSLVAFVAMFGLQLYTTDVKSTLAGAANGVTTIEREVLQLRVTEKDFFDRLDTKYINKHDVIFANINDLIDELNLTLNQRDLSTDSLQNFKQSLGRYKALFTKLIALQTEIGLTPKTGLYGDLRQSVHNVESILTEQGMNSLSVTMLQLRRNEKDFMLRRTENYIEKFDKNITLFKSRIQSSTLNAQSKSQLISLTSAYQDSFKQLTNKEKQFGLNAYEGQMLLLREAIHTTDKDLNKLHEQTYEEISIAETNALILGASIFVLITFILCVFAYLILRSIVVPINDINRVIEDVERNKDLTLRCDESKEDELADIAKHFNKMVHSFQVLIEQVNDSVSSMTVSCEELSQNAVIASEGVSKQLSETDMVATAITEMGATIEEIASNTEQAALKANETNENAHQGLVSVEKTIERIQSLATQLSDSSKVVGELERDSETIGTVLDVIRGIAEQTNLLALNAAIEAARAGEQGRGFAVVADEVRNLAMRTQESTEEISGIITTLQSRTQSIVQLMNASQQQGLDSAEQAAGAGELLKSITQDVQTISDMSTQVATAIEEQSMVAAEVNKNVVVIRDIADETAQATEENSVATEDVRQRAEVLHDAVAIFKVS from the coding sequence ATGCTCATTCGTACCAAACTTATATTGAGTGTGGTGGTTTCTTTAGTGGCCTTTGTGGCTATGTTTGGGCTCCAACTTTATACCACAGATGTTAAGTCAACTCTGGCAGGTGCTGCTAATGGTGTAACCACTATCGAGCGAGAAGTACTGCAACTCAGGGTAACAGAGAAAGATTTTTTCGATCGACTAGATACAAAGTATATCAACAAGCATGACGTTATATTTGCCAATATAAATGACCTTATTGATGAATTGAATTTGACGCTGAATCAGCGGGATTTATCTACAGACAGTCTACAGAATTTCAAGCAAAGTCTTGGTCGATACAAAGCCTTATTCACAAAATTAATCGCACTACAAACTGAAATTGGTTTGACACCCAAGACGGGTTTATATGGTGATTTAAGACAATCAGTTCATAACGTAGAATCGATTTTAACTGAACAGGGAATGAATAGTTTATCGGTAACCATGCTGCAATTACGCCGAAATGAAAAAGACTTTATGCTGCGTCGTACAGAGAACTATATTGAAAAGTTTGATAAAAACATCACCTTATTTAAGTCGCGTATTCAATCCTCTACGTTAAATGCTCAAAGTAAATCTCAACTCATTTCATTAACCAGTGCCTATCAAGATAGTTTTAAGCAATTAACAAATAAAGAGAAACAATTTGGCCTTAATGCCTATGAAGGGCAAATGCTATTGCTTAGAGAAGCGATTCACACAACGGATAAAGACTTAAATAAATTACACGAACAAACCTATGAAGAAATTAGTATTGCTGAAACCAATGCTCTGATTTTAGGGGCAAGTATCTTTGTCCTCATTACGTTTATTCTATGTGTTTTTGCGTATTTGATATTACGTAGCATAGTGGTACCTATTAATGACATAAACAGAGTGATTGAAGATGTTGAGAGAAATAAGGACCTCACTTTAAGGTGTGATGAAAGTAAAGAAGATGAACTAGCTGATATTGCTAAACACTTCAACAAGATGGTTCATAGTTTTCAAGTGTTGATTGAACAAGTTAATGACTCTGTAAGTTCGATGACGGTATCTTGCGAAGAATTATCTCAAAATGCGGTTATTGCCTCAGAAGGAGTGTCAAAGCAACTCAGTGAAACCGATATGGTCGCAACAGCGATTACTGAAATGGGGGCCACCATTGAAGAAATTGCTAGCAATACCGAACAAGCTGCGTTAAAAGCCAATGAAACTAATGAGAATGCTCATCAAGGTTTGGTCAGTGTTGAAAAGACTATTGAAAGAATTCAATCTTTAGCGACTCAATTAAGTGACTCTTCAAAAGTGGTTGGCGAGCTTGAACGTGACAGTGAAACGATTGGCACAGTCTTAGATGTTATTCGCGGTATTGCGGAGCAAACTAACTTGTTGGCACTCAATGCAGCTATTGAAGCAGCAAGAGCAGGCGAGCAAGGCCGAGGCTTTGCTGTGGTAGCCGATGAAGTGCGTAATCTTGCGATGCGAACTCAAGAGTCTACTGAAGAGATATCAGGCATTATCACGACATTGCAGTCACGGACACAATCTATAGTCCAATTGATGAATGCCAGTCAGCAACAAGGCCTAGATAGCGCCGAGCAAGCTGCAGGAGCGGGAGAGTTACTCAAATCCATCACCCAAGATGTGCAGACCATTTCGGATATGAGCACGCAAGTGGCTACCGCGATTGAAGAACAAAGTATGGTGGCTGCAGAAGTGAATAAAAATGTGGTGGTCATCCGCGATATCGCCGATGAAACAGCGCAAGCCACTGAGGAAAATTCAGTCGCCACTGAAGATGTAAGGCAGCGTGCTGAGGTATTACATGATGCTGTTGCAATATTTAAGGTCAGTTAG
- a CDS encoding RNA polymerase sigma factor: MSSAESDQFDSSTPDDALVTNAKAGDKDAFKQLYQRHQGRVYAICFRLSGSADHADEICQDCFVRLWQKLDQFNGESQFSTWLHRLSVHQAINSMKSKQRFWNRFLPETTISENHDAISNTEEYHRLDKLIMKLPERTRVVFVLCAIEGYQHDEVAQCLNIAVGTSKAQYHRAKLMLQEMLA, from the coding sequence ATATCCAGTGCTGAAAGTGATCAATTTGATAGTTCAACGCCTGATGATGCATTAGTGACTAACGCTAAAGCTGGAGATAAGGATGCCTTTAAGCAACTTTATCAGCGTCACCAAGGGCGTGTTTATGCGATTTGTTTTCGATTAAGTGGTAGCGCTGATCATGCCGATGAGATCTGCCAAGATTGCTTTGTCAGATTGTGGCAAAAGCTGGATCAGTTTAATGGTGAAAGCCAGTTTTCTACTTGGCTACACAGGTTATCAGTCCACCAGGCCATTAATAGCATGAAGTCGAAACAACGATTTTGGAATCGATTTCTACCTGAAACAACCATTAGCGAAAATCATGATGCCATTAGCAACACGGAAGAATATCACCGCCTTGATAAGTTAATCATGAAGTTACCGGAAAGAACCAGAGTCGTCTTTGTACTGTGTGCCATTGAAGGCTATCAACATGATGAAGTGGCTCAATGCTTAAATATTGCCGTTGGCACCAGTAAAGCCCAATACCATAGAGCAAAGCTTATGTTACAGGAGATGTTGGCATGA
- a CDS encoding DUF4097 family beta strand repeat-containing protein, whose translation MNINLSQFVGRLIIGSSLLITSTLMTSTQGFAAQSVDKEMTVSANPQIELKVQRGKVEIIGWDKDLISVTGQLDELSEGFIFEQKGNQIHIEDKLPSSYRGNNKDGSNLVIKLPKKLMLEADGVSADYKVEMLSGKIEVALVSGNLEAEEIEGEIKLYTVSGNIESESLNGKIELETVSGDIKDKDAVGKAQYRLVSGEFESKNNQVTKLSIDQVSGDIEGNFIAAEKIKLVTVSGDIKISLGDKVSKASFDTVSGDIEVKFTNMPNLAFEVDGGPGGDITNSLTDDKPLKSKYSSRESIQFKTGDAKGRFSINTISGNIELK comes from the coding sequence ATGAACATTAATCTAAGCCAGTTTGTTGGTAGGCTCATCATAGGCAGCAGTCTTTTAATTACCTCAACACTTATGACATCGACACAGGGCTTTGCTGCGCAATCTGTTGATAAAGAGATGACTGTGAGTGCTAACCCGCAAATAGAATTAAAAGTGCAGCGAGGTAAAGTTGAAATCATCGGCTGGGACAAAGACCTCATTAGCGTAACCGGTCAGTTAGATGAATTATCTGAAGGGTTTATCTTTGAGCAAAAAGGCAATCAAATCCACATTGAAGATAAACTACCCAGTAGCTACCGAGGCAATAATAAAGACGGTTCAAACTTGGTGATCAAATTACCTAAAAAGCTGATGCTAGAAGCGGATGGTGTTTCGGCAGATTACAAAGTGGAAATGCTCTCAGGAAAAATAGAAGTCGCTTTAGTGAGTGGCAACTTAGAAGCCGAAGAGATTGAAGGTGAGATTAAGCTTTATACAGTGTCAGGCAACATTGAATCTGAAAGCTTAAACGGCAAAATTGAATTAGAAACCGTCTCAGGCGATATCAAAGATAAAGATGCCGTTGGGAAAGCGCAATATCGATTAGTCAGTGGCGAATTCGAGTCAAAGAATAACCAAGTGACTAAGTTGAGTATCGACCAAGTCTCAGGTGATATTGAAGGCAATTTTATTGCCGCTGAAAAAATCAAGCTAGTCACCGTAAGCGGCGATATCAAAATCAGTTTAGGCGATAAAGTGTCAAAAGCTTCATTTGATACTGTCAGTGGTGATATTGAAGTGAAATTCACTAACATGCCAAATTTAGCCTTCGAAGTGGATGGCGGCCCTGGTGGAGACATTACTAATAGCTTAACTGATGATAAACCGTTAAAAAGTAAATACTCATCAAGAGAAAGCATTCAATTTAAAACTGGCGATGCTAAAGGTCGTTTTAGTATCAACACCATTAGCGGTAATATTGAACTGAAATAA
- a CDS encoding LysR family transcriptional regulator: MMNKTPFEALDLNLIKIFFVIYEELNTHRAAERLNMSQPNVSRSLQKLRDAFQDPIFVKTRHGLTPTDKAHYLAQHLPNTWQELSDIINHVDEFDLSQLSGKIHATFHPALVGMLSDKLFLKLHEVAPKVQLIVSVWGNETEADLMTGKQDFAVTMLPHGMSKEMSIKPLPSLVAKVYLSKSHPLAQSTITEQSLVQYPLAILHVPGWNEHMTNIEKILMREGLVPDIVYRSPHPSSVLSVVSQTELIHPMGASYHGLYNDSVIRKIPLLNGEPILFKNHFCHHYRHRNKPLYQWLFETINEFILDEKASEKLE, translated from the coding sequence ATGATGAACAAGACCCCTTTTGAAGCACTTGACCTCAACCTAATAAAGATTTTCTTTGTCATTTATGAAGAGCTCAATACCCATAGGGCAGCAGAACGTCTCAATATGAGTCAACCCAATGTGAGTCGATCGCTACAAAAGCTTCGTGATGCGTTTCAAGACCCTATTTTTGTTAAAACAAGGCACGGCCTAACACCAACCGATAAAGCCCATTATCTTGCTCAGCATCTGCCTAATACTTGGCAGGAGTTATCAGATATTATCAATCACGTGGATGAATTCGATTTAAGTCAGTTATCAGGAAAAATACACGCAACATTCCACCCCGCACTAGTTGGCATGCTTAGCGATAAGTTATTTTTAAAGTTGCATGAAGTTGCCCCTAAAGTTCAACTTATTGTCTCTGTATGGGGGAATGAAACTGAAGCTGATTTAATGACGGGTAAACAAGACTTCGCGGTAACAATGTTACCCCATGGTATGTCGAAAGAAATGAGTATTAAGCCGCTGCCGTCTTTGGTAGCAAAGGTGTATCTCAGTAAAAGTCACCCTCTTGCCCAATCGACAATAACAGAGCAATCTTTAGTGCAATATCCTTTAGCTATTTTGCATGTACCAGGTTGGAATGAACACATGACGAATATTGAGAAAATTTTAATGAGAGAGGGCTTAGTACCAGATATTGTTTATCGAAGCCCACACCCGAGCTCTGTATTAAGTGTGGTATCTCAAACTGAGTTAATACATCCCATGGGCGCCAGTTATCATGGTCTTTATAATGATAGTGTCATCCGAAAAATCCCACTGTTAAATGGTGAGCCTATATTATTTAAAAACCACTTTTGCCATCATTATCGTCATCGTAATAAGCCACTTTATCAATGGTTATTTGAGACAATAAATGAATTCATCCTCGATGAAAAAGCATCAGAGAAGCTAGAATAA
- a CDS encoding LysR family transcriptional regulator encodes MELRHLKHFLVVAELKHFHHAAIELNLAQPSLSRSIQKMEDLLGAKLLERNSRSVSLTPFGDVVVEHGTRIVRDVELLKREIQAIQGLETGELIVGASAIPLNSIVGPSIGQFINIYPHVAVELKVGAWQELYQKLCKAEISLFIAETKATELDQREEVDVIPLPSFQAVFCCRADHPLAQQQQINLANLKAFPLAIPSALPASLSEQFDDLFSKHRKDFSGLVKFEQFQAIKESLCECDLIALAPDVSIRKELASGALVALQIVDMPDIKASFSIVHLRKRPLTPAAHAFIDFLKQ; translated from the coding sequence ATGGAGTTAAGGCATTTAAAACATTTTCTTGTTGTGGCGGAATTAAAACATTTTCATCATGCGGCAATAGAATTAAATTTAGCGCAACCTTCTCTTTCTAGAAGTATTCAGAAAATGGAAGATCTCCTGGGGGCTAAGTTATTAGAAAGAAATTCACGTTCAGTGTCTTTGACCCCGTTTGGTGACGTTGTAGTAGAGCATGGCACTCGCATTGTGCGTGATGTAGAGCTATTAAAGCGAGAAATACAGGCTATTCAAGGGCTAGAAACGGGTGAGTTGATTGTTGGGGCGAGTGCTATTCCGTTAAATAGCATCGTAGGGCCTAGTATCGGGCAATTTATTAATATTTACCCACATGTCGCTGTAGAATTAAAAGTAGGGGCTTGGCAGGAGTTGTATCAGAAACTGTGTAAGGCTGAAATTTCATTATTTATCGCAGAAACCAAAGCGACTGAGTTAGATCAAAGGGAAGAGGTTGATGTTATTCCATTGCCTTCTTTTCAAGCGGTATTTTGTTGTCGTGCCGATCACCCGTTAGCGCAACAACAGCAGATTAATTTAGCAAACTTAAAAGCTTTTCCTTTAGCGATACCCAGTGCACTACCAGCCAGTTTATCTGAGCAATTTGATGATTTGTTTAGTAAGCATCGAAAAGATTTTTCTGGTTTGGTTAAGTTTGAGCAGTTTCAGGCGATCAAAGAGTCGCTTTGTGAATGTGATTTAATCGCCTTAGCACCTGATGTCTCTATTCGAAAGGAGTTGGCTTCGGGGGCATTAGTTGCTTTGCAAATAGTTGATATGCCAGACATCAAAGCGTCTTTCAGTATTGTACACCTTCGTAAAAGGCCGCTCACTCCAGCAGCCCATGCTTTTATCGATTTTCTTAAACAGTAA